One region of Elusimicrobiaceae bacterium genomic DNA includes:
- a CDS encoding helix-turn-helix domain-containing protein: QLRTLKEYAAVCGLPVRTLRRFCQEGILPALRVGRAYYVDTQAADQALRESVNLTTAKQKAAPDIKVRASGKKFDFMKEINRLKQAT; encoded by the coding sequence CAATTAAGAACTTTGAAAGAATACGCTGCCGTTTGCGGTTTGCCGGTACGGACGCTCCGGCGGTTCTGCCAGGAGGGAATCCTCCCAGCCTTACGTGTCGGTCGGGCCTACTACGTCGATACCCAGGCTGCCGATCAGGCGCTCCGGGAATCAGTGAACCTGACAACGGCAAAACAAAAGGCCGCTCCGGATATCAAAGTCCGGGCCAGCGGAAAAAAGTTTGATTTTATGAAAGAGATTAACCGGCTGAAACAGGCTACCTAA
- a CDS encoding LysM peptidoglycan-binding domain-containing protein has product MKKVLIIVLLALAAWQTYEWLRPVKTVTAVYTVATGDTLYGICNEAYITKNNSECFNQFLDSNYRQNKRLLQPGDTVVITNRLYQ; this is encoded by the coding sequence ATGAAAAAAGTTTTGATTATCGTTTTGCTGGCGCTGGCTGCCTGGCAAACCTACGAATGGCTCCGTCCGGTGAAAACCGTTACCGCTGTTTACACGGTGGCCACCGGCGATACGCTGTACGGTATCTGTAACGAGGCCTATATCACAAAAAATAACAGTGAATGTTTTAACCAGTTTTTGGACAGTAATTACCGGCAAAATAAACGGCTGCTGCAGCCCGGGGATACGGTGGTAATTACTAACAGGCTATATCAATGA
- a CDS encoding DEAD/DEAH box helicase encodes MEQGTGKTLPSLYRIYELLKYKEINRALIVCPKSVIASWQRDMEKFTPEARELLKQADVINYDAVWRHQQYKRQYDLILLDEAHSIVNRTSKRAEFLLRLSVTAKYRYLLTGTPIGNGRLEDTWSLFCFMDPYLVGSRIYSNIWKSLTGGKGSYYDWLGRYAYLDQYHKPFKYKHVREVQDLIADYSYSIKKADCLDLPEKLPDEIRILPLSEMKLYKAMAKDSAVEEMELIADNPLVKELYLREIPSGHLKETPLTTSKRGALSDVLAELGGKKLVIFAEFTASINIIKEVLDKEGVTYTTQDGKSDKDNWRRFQSDKTIRCIICQYASGYQGIDLYAADTILYYEPTLRSIVLEQSRDRIHRNGQKNKCSYIHFLTAGTIEQQIYRTVSNYQDFTKKLFTEYMSTYQRTYRR; translated from the coding sequence ATGGAACAGGGAACCGGAAAAACCTTACCGAGCCTGTACCGGATTTACGAGCTGCTTAAGTATAAGGAGATTAACCGGGCGTTAATTGTCTGTCCTAAGTCGGTAATCGCCAGCTGGCAGCGAGATATGGAAAAGTTTACGCCGGAGGCCCGGGAGCTTTTGAAACAGGCTGACGTGATTAATTATGACGCCGTCTGGAGACACCAGCAGTACAAACGACAGTATGATCTGATTCTGCTGGATGAGGCTCACTCCATTGTCAACCGGACGAGCAAACGGGCCGAGTTTTTGCTGAGACTTTCGGTTACAGCCAAATACCGATACCTGTTAACCGGTACGCCCATAGGAAACGGACGGCTGGAGGATACCTGGAGCCTGTTCTGTTTCATGGATCCGTACCTGGTAGGCAGCCGGATCTATTCCAATATCTGGAAGTCGTTAACCGGAGGCAAAGGCAGTTATTACGACTGGCTGGGACGGTACGCTTACCTGGATCAGTATCATAAGCCCTTTAAGTACAAACACGTCCGGGAAGTACAGGACTTGATAGCCGATTACAGTTACAGCATTAAAAAAGCTGACTGCCTGGATCTGCCGGAAAAACTGCCGGACGAGATCCGGATCCTGCCGCTTTCGGAAATGAAACTGTATAAGGCTATGGCAAAAGACAGCGCTGTTGAGGAAATGGAACTGATCGCCGATAATCCCCTCGTGAAAGAGCTTTATTTACGGGAGATACCCAGCGGCCACTTAAAGGAGACTCCCCTCACCACCAGCAAACGGGGCGCCTTGTCTGACGTCCTGGCAGAGCTGGGAGGCAAAAAGCTGGTTATTTTTGCCGAGTTCACGGCTTCCATTAACATCATTAAGGAAGTGCTCGACAAAGAGGGCGTCACCTATACTACCCAGGACGGAAAGAGCGATAAAGATAACTGGCGGCGGTTCCAGAGCGATAAAACCATTCGCTGCATTATCTGCCAGTACGCCAGTGGTTACCAGGGAATCGATTTATACGCCGCCGATACGATTCTGTACTATGAGCCAACGCTCCGGAGTATCGTTCTGGAGCAGAGCCGGGACAGGATCCACCGGAACGGCCAGAAAAACAAATGCAGCTATATCCATTTCCTGACAGCCGGCACGATAGAGCAGCAGATTTACCGGACGGTATCCAATTACCAGGACTTTACCAAAAAGCTGTTTACGGAGTACATGAGTACCTATCAGAGAACATACAGGAGGTGA